A genomic stretch from Maniola jurtina chromosome 26, ilManJurt1.1, whole genome shotgun sequence includes:
- the LOC123878471 gene encoding putative U5 small nuclear ribonucleoprotein 200 kDa helicase isoform X1 produces the protein MADAAARQLQYEYKANSNLVLQADVRLIERRGRDEATGEVLSLSGKLTGTRMGDRTQRTKPDKAEERKAKRQKRDEASYELSKSKSRVAWADDTPAGVLYRPRAQHTRHAYELLLAFMQSALGDQPRDILCGACDEVLVVLKNDKLKDPERKKEIEMLLGPIPDERFALLVNLGKKITDFTISTSTEGNTEIDETYGINVQFEESSEEDDEDAYGEVRDEDKEEGDATDNEEGKESSGEDSDGEGKKNAIHANLSEEQSQKRRDTILHPMDIDAYWLQRRLSRHFPDAMVSQAKSSEVLRALSDAADDRDLENRLVLLLGYDCFDLVKVLNKYRYTILYCTKLASSQSESERASIREEMSRQPHLQKILAQLDTGKGDDETMEQSEQPRKRHKSGQEPAAWGGTVGGARKVLQLEELVFAAGAHFMANKRCQLPPGSFRKQRKGYEEVHVPALKPKPFEEDETLLPIEKLPKYVQPAFEGFKTLNRIQSRISKAALETDENLLVCAPTGAGKTNVALLSILREVGKHVNDDGTVNVHDFKMIYVAPMRSLVQEMVGNFSKRLAAYNMKVSELTGDHQLTREQIDATQLIVCTPEKWDIITRKGGERSFTNLVRLIIIDEIHLLHDERGPVLEALVARTLRTVEHTQEEVRLIGLSATLPNYTDVAAFLRVKPEKGLFYFDNSFRPVALEQQYIGVTEKKALKRFQVMNDIVYEKAMEHAGRNQILVFVHSRKETGKTARAIRDMCLEKDTLGQFLREGSASVEVLRTEAEQVKNPELRELLPYGFAIHHAGMSRVDRTLVEDLFADRHIQVLVSTATLAWGVNLPAHTVIVKGTQVYSPEKGRWSELGALDVLQMLGRAGRPQYDTKGEGILITNHSELQYYLSLLNQQLPIESQLVGKLPDMLNAEIVLGSVQSVRDAVTWLGYTYLYIRMLRQPALYGVSPEKLQEDNLLELHRADLIHTAASLLDKAGLIKYERKSGHFQATELGRIASHYYCTYETMQSYNQLLKPTLAEIELFRVFSLSSEFKHIAVRDEEKLELHKLMERVPIPIKESIEEPSAKINVLLQAYISQLKLEGFALMADMVYVTQSACRLLRAIFEIVLHRGWAQLVDKTLALCKMVDRRMWQSMSPLRQFKKMPEEVIKKLEKKNFPWEKLYELGPNEIGELVRAPKLGKMIHKYVHQFPKLELSTHIQPVTRSTLRVELTITPDFQWDDKIHGQSEAFWILVEDVDSEVILHHEYFLLKQKYCRDEHHVKLFVPVFEPLPPQYFLRVVSDRWIAAETQLPVSFRHLILPEKNLPPTELLDLQPLPISALRNAKYEELYADTFPQFNPVQTQVFNAVYNSDDNVFVGAPSGSGKSVIAELALLRLLSVNAAGRAVYLLPRDALADIVFADWYHKFGTKFNLKVVQLTGETATDHKLLNKGQIIITTAEKWDVLSRRWKVRKSVQSVSLFIVDALQLLGGEEGPVLEVVCSRMRYIASQIGRPIRIVALSLPLADARDVWQWLGCNANCAFNFHPSVRPLPLELHVQGFNISHAASRLAAMTKPIYNSVIRHAGSKPAAVFVPSRRHARLLAADLLALAAAHGNPTRFLHARPDLVQPFLKKIQDKMLRETLSAGVAYLHEGVSPSDRRTAQQLLESGAAQLCVVAAELAFAFAAHVHTVIIADTHVYNGKLHCYEQYPITTVLQMLGRACRPLEDEHAVGVLMCAAHHKTFFTKLLNDCLPLESHLDHRLHDHINAEIVTKTIENKQDAVDYLTWTFLYRRLTQNPNYYNLQGVTHRHLSDHLSELVETTLTDLEQSKCIAIEDEMDVQPLNLGMIASYYYINYTTIELFSLSLTSKTKIRGLLEIISSAAEYSDLCIRHREENIIKALAAKVPHKPATPTGGAVKYNEPHVKAHVLLQAHLSRMQLPAELQADTALVLVKAIRLIQACVDVVSSSGWLSPAVAAMELAQMVTQAMWAKDSYLRQLPHFTPELVQRCSDKGVETVFDVMELEDGARAKLLQLSPTEMADVARFCNRYPNVELTYEVKNERRLRAGKPIVVEVSLEREDEIVGPVIAPFFPQKREEGWWVVIGDPKTNTLLSIKRVSLGRAAKLRLDFVCGAPGRHTYTLYFMSDAYLGADQEYKFNVDVEDAASDSSDSE, from the exons ATGGCGGATGCGGCTGCCAGACAGCTGCAATACGAGTACAAAGCT AACTCAAACTTAGTACTCCAAGCAGATGTGAGGCTAATAGAGCGTCGTGGTCGGGATGAGGCAACAGGAGAGGTGTTATCTCTCTCTGGCAAGCTCACTGGCACACGCATGGGCGACCGTACGCAGCGGACCAAGCCTGACAAAGCTGAGGAGAGGAAGGCCAA ACGCCAGAAGCGTGACGAAGCATCCTATGAACTCTCCAAGTCCAAATCCCGAGTGGCGTGGGCTGATGACACCCCAGCTGGAGTGCTGTATAGACCGAGGGCCCAGCATACAAGACATGCTTATGAACTTCTGCTGGCGTTCATGCAGAGTGCTCTCGGAGACCAGCCCAGGGATATTTTGTGTGGTGCCTGTGATGAG GTTTTGGTGGTTCTCAAGAATGACAAGTTAAAAGACCCGGAACGGAAGAAGGAAATAGAAATGTTGCTTGGACCCATTCCTGATGAAAGATTCGCACTTTTAGTCAATTTAG GTAAGAAAATAACTGACTTCACAATTAGCACGTCTACGGAAGGCAACACGGAGATAGATGAAACCTATGGCATCAATGTGCAGTTTGAAGAGTCTTCCGAGGAAGATGATGAGGATGCGTATGGCGAG gTTCGTGATGAGGACAAGGAGGAAGGCGACGCGACAGATAACGAGGAGGGCAAAGAGAGCTCGGGCGAAGACAGCGACGGCGAGGGGAAGAAGAACGCCATACACGCCAAT TTGTCAGAAGAACAGTCTCAGAAGCGTAGAGACACAATCCTGCACCCCATGGACATAGACGCTTACTGGCTCCAAAGGAGACTATCCAGACATTTCCCTGACGCTATGGTCTCACAG GCGAAATCTTCTGAAGTTCTCAGAGCTTTGTCGGACGCAGCGGACGACAGAGACCTGGAGAATAGACTAGTGTTGCTGCTCGGGTATGACTGCTTCGACCTCGTCAAAGTGCTGAACAAGTACCGATATACCA tcTTGTACTGCACGAAGCTCGCGTCGTCTCAGTCTGAAAGCGAACGAGCGTCCATTAGAGAAGAGATGTCAAGACAACCGCACCTGCAGAAGATTCTGGCACAACTGGACACTGGCAAAGGGGATGACGAG ACTATGGAGCAGTCGGAGCAACCGCGCAAGCGTCACAAGTCGGGCCAGGAGCCCGCCGCCTGGGGCGGAACCGTGGGCGGCGCCAGGAAGGTGCTACAACTCGAGGAACTAGTGTTTGCGGCGGGCGCTCACTTCATGGCCAACAAGCGGTGCCAGCTGCCGCCCGGCTCCTTCAGGAAACAACGGAAAG GTTATGAAGAAGTCCACGTCCCGGCGTTGAAGCCCAAACCCTTTGAGGAAGATGAGACCCTGTTGCCGATAGAGAAGCTGCCCAAATATGTTCAACCCGCTTTCGAAGGATTCAAGACCTTGAACAGGATACAG AGTCGGATATCCAAAGCAGCTTTAGAAACAGACGAGAATCTGTTAGTATGTGCACCCACAGGCGCGGGCAAGACGAACGTAGCGCTGCTCAGTATACTGCGCGAGGTGGGCAAGCACGTCAACGACGACGGCACGGTCAACGTGCACGACTTCAAGATGATCTATGTCGCGCCCATGAGGTCACTGGTACAGGAGATG GTGGGCAACTTCAGCAAGCGGCTAGCGGCTTACAACATGAAAGTCTCAGAACTGACCGGGGACCACCAACTGACGAGAGAACAGATAGATGCGACCCAACTCATCGTTTGTACGCCTGAGAAGTGGGACATTATCACGAGAAAAG GTGGTGAAAGATCTTTCACAAACCTGGTGCGTCTGATCATCATCGATGAAATACACTTGCTTCACGATGAAAGAGGACCTGTTTTGGAAGCTTTGGTCGCAAGAACACTGCGTACAGTGGAACATACGCAGGAGGAG GTTCGCCTCATCGGTCTCTCAGCCACGCTGCCGAACTACACAGATGTTGCTGCCTTTTTGAGGGTCAAGCCTGAAAAGGGGCTGTTCTACTTTGACAACTCCTTCAG GCCAGTGGCGCTAGAACAGCAGTACATCGGTGTGACAGAGAAGAAAGCGCTGAAGAGGTTCCAGGTCATGAACGACATCGTCTATGAGAAGGCGATGGAGCATGCAGGGAGGAACCAg ATTCTAGTGTTTGTACATTCGCGTAAAGAGACGGGGAAAACTGCGCGTGCCATTCGAGATATGTGCCTTGAGAAAGACACGCTTGGACAGTTTCTTAG gGAAGGCTCAGCAAGCGTGGAGGTCCTCCGAACAGAAGCGGAGCAAGTCAAGAATCCAGAATTACGTGAACTGCTCCCGTACGGGTTCGCCATACATCACGCGGGCATGAGTCGAGTGGACAGGACCCTGGTCGAAGATCTGTTTGCTGATAGGCATATACAG GTGCTGGTGTCGACAGCAACCCTAGCCTGGGGTGTTAACCTCCCCGCCCACACGGTCATCGTCAAGGGAACACAGGTGTACAGCCCTGAGAAGGGCAGGTGGAGCGAGCTGGGCGCTCTTGACGTGCTGCAGATGCTGGGGAGAGCGGGGCGACCGCAGTACGACACTAAGGGAGAGG GTATTTTGATCACCAACCACTCCGAGCTGCAGTATTACCTGTCCCTGCTGAACCAACAGTTGCCCATCGAGTCCCAGCTGGTGGGCAAACTACCGGACATGCTCAATGCGGAGATAGTTCTGGGCTCAGTCCAGAGCGTGAGGGATGCAGTCACTTGGCTAG GTTACACATACTTATACATAAGAATGCTTCGACAACCAGCACTGTACGGGGTCTCTCCGGAAAAGTTGCAAGAAGATAATCTGTTGGAGCTGCATCGAGCTGACCTGATACACACCGCTGCCAGCTTGTTGGACAA AGCCGgcctaataaaatatgaacgcAAATCCGGACACTTCCAAGCGACGGAACTAGGTCGCATCGCCTCCCACTACTACTGCACCTACGAAACCATGCAGAGCTACAACCAACTGCTGAAGCCGACTCTTGCTGAAATAGAGTTGTTCAGGGTTTTCTCCCTCTCGTCGGAGTTCAAGCACATCGCTGTAAGAGATGAAGAGAAGTTGGAATTGCACAAATTGATGGAGAGG GTCCCAATACCAATAAAGGAGAGCATAGAAGAGCCATCAGCAAAAATCAACGTTTTGCTGCAGGCGTACATATCGCAGCTAAAACTGGAAGGGTTCGCCTTGATGGCTGATATGGTGTACGTCACTCAGTCTGCTTGCAGGCTGCTGAGGGCTATCTTCGAGATTGTTCTGCACAGAG GCTGGGCGCAACTCGTCGACAAAACTCTGGCGCTGTGCAAGATGGTCGACCGCCGCATGTGGCAGTCCATGTCGCCGCTcagacagttcaagaaaatgcCGGAAGAG GTGATCAAAAAGCTGGAAAAGAAGAATTTCCCATGGGAGAAACTATACGAACTCGGGCCGAACGAGATCGGCGAATTAGTCCGAGCGCCGAAACTCGGCAAAATGATCCACAAATACGTGCACCAGTTTCCGAAGTTGGAACTGAGCACGCACATACAGCCCGTCACTCGCTCCACTCTACGTGTCGAGCTCACCATCACTCCCGACTTCCAGTGGGATGACAAG ATCCACGGGCAGTCAGAAGCGTTCTGGATCCTGGTGGAAGACGTGGACTCGGAGGTCATCCTGCATCATGAGTATTTCCTGCTCAAGCAGAAGTACTGTCGCGACGAACACCATGTCAAGCTGTTCGTACCCGTGTTTGAACCTTTACCCCCTCAGTACTTCCTGAGGGTGGTCTCCGACAG ATGGATAGCAGCAGAGACTCAGCTGCCGGTTTCCTTCCGCCATTTAATCCTTCCGGAGAAGAACCTTCCACCAACAGAACTGCTGGATCTACAGCCGCTGCCTATATCAGCCTTGCGGAATGCCAAGTATGAGGAATTATATGCTGACACCTTCCCGCAGTTCAACCCTGTGCAGACTCAG GTGTTCAACGCGGTGTACAATTCAGACGACAACGTCTTCGTGGGCGCGCCCTCCGGCTCGGGCAAGTCGGTGATCGCGGAACTCGCGCTGCTGCGGCTGTTGTCTGTCAACGCGGCCGGCCGCGCGGTCTACTTGCTGCCCAGGGACGCGCTCGCGGACATCGTGTTCGCGGACTGGTACCACAAGTTTGGCACCAAGTTCAACCTCAAG GTAGTGCAATTGACGGGTGAAACGGCGACAGACCACAAACTGCTCAACAAGGGGCAGATCATCATCACCACCGCTGAAAAATGGGATGTGCTTTCCAGAAg ATGGAAGGTTCGCAAAAGCGTCCAAAGTGTCTCCCTTTTCATTGTGGACGCGCTTCAGTTACTTGGTGGAGAAGAAGGCCCTGTTTTAGAAGTGGTGTGTTCGAGAATGCGCTACATTGCTTCGCAGATAG GTCGTCCAATCCGTATCGTGGCACTATCCCTCCCCCTGGCGGACGCCCGCGACGTGTGGCAGTGGCTCGGCTGCAACGCCAATTGCGCGTTTAACTTCCACCCCAGTGTGCGTCCGTTACCTTTGGAACTTCATGTGCAG GGTTTCAACATATCACACGCCGCCTCCCGCCTCGCAGCCATGACCAAGCCAATATACAACAGCGTCATCCGACACGCGGGCTCCAAGCCTGCTGCAGTCTTCGTCCCTTCTAGAAGACACGCCAGACTCTTGGCAGCGGACCTTCTGGCGTTGGCGGCTGCCCACGGGAACCCCACGAGGTTCCTGCACGCCAGACCAGATCTGGTGCAGCCATTCCTCAAGAAGATCCAGGATAAG ATGCTTCGAGAAACGCTCTCAGCCGGAGTAGCCTACCTGCACGAGGGTGTATCTCCCAGCGATCGCCGCACAGCGCAACAACTGCTAGAGTCCGGCGCTGCGCAACTCTGCGTAGTTGCCGCGGAGCTTGCGTTTGCGTTCGCTGCGCACGTGCACACCGTCATCATCGCTGATACGCATGT GTACAACGGCAAGCTGCACTGCTACGAGCAGTACCCCATCACGACCGTGCTGCAGATGCTGGGGCGCGCGTGCAGGCCGCTGGAGGACGAGCATGCGGTCGGCGTCCTCATGTGCGCTGCGCACCACAAGACCTTCTTCACCAAGCTGCTCAACGACTGCCTGCCGCTAGAG AGTCATCTAGACCATCGTCTGCACGACCACATAAACGCGGAAATAGTGACGAAGACCATAGAGAACAAACAGGACGCTGTGGATTATCTGACGTGGACCTTCCTCTACCGTCGCCTGACGCAGAACCCCAACTACTACAACCTGCAGGGGGTCACGCATCG ACACCTGTCAGATCACCTGTCAGAGCTGGTGGAGACGACTCTGACAGACCTTGAGCAGTCCAAGTGCATCGCCATCGAAGACGAGATGGACGTCCAGCCTCTCAACCTGGGCATGATTGCGTCTTACTACTACATCAACTACACCACTATAG AACTGTTCAGCTTGTCGCTGACTTCGAAGACCAAGATCCGCGGCCTGCTGGAGATCATATCCTCGGCCGCGGAGTACTCCGACCTCTGCATCAGGCACCGCGAGGAGAATATCATCAAGGCGTTAGCGGCCAA AGTCCCTCACAAACCGGCGACGCCGACTGGCGGGGCGGTCAAATACAATGAACCTCACGTCAAGGCCCACGTGCTGTTGCAAGCCCACTTGTCCAGGATGCAGCTACCCGCCGAGCTGCAGGCCGACACCGCTCTCGTTCTCGTCAAG GCGATTCGTCTCATCCAAGCGTGCGTGGACGTGGTGTCCAGCAGTGGGTGGCTGTCCCCCGCGGTGGCGGCCATGGAACTGGCCCAAATGGTCACACAGGCTATGTGGGCCAAGGACTCCTACCTGCGACAATTGCCTCACTTCACACCGGAGCTTGTGCAGCGTTGTTCTGATAAG GGTGTGGAGACCGTGTTCGACGTGATGGAACTAGAAGATGGAGCGAGAGCGAAGCTGCTGCAGCTCTCTCCCACGGAGATGGCGGACGTGGCGCGATTCTGCAACCGCTACCCCAACGTCGAACTCACTTACGAG GTGAAAAATGAGCGTCGGCTGCGCGCCGGCAAACCGATCGTGGTGGAAGTGTCCCTGGAGAGAGAGGACGAGATCGTGGGCCCGGTCATCGCGCCCTTCTTCCCACAG AAACGCGAGGAGGGCTGGTGGGTGGTGATAGGCGACCCCAAGACCAACACGCTGCTGTCCATCAAGCGCGTGTCGCTCGGCCGCGCCGCCAAGCTGCGCCTCGACTTCGTGTGCGGCGCGCCCGGTCGCCACACCTACACGCTGTACTTCATGTCCGACGCGTACCTCGGCGCCGACCAGGAGTACAAGTTCAACGTGGACGTGGAGGACGCCGCCTCCGACTCCAGCGATTCCGAGTGA